From the Corticium candelabrum chromosome 2, ooCorCand1.1, whole genome shotgun sequence genome, one window contains:
- the LOC134198560 gene encoding uncharacterized protein LOC134198560 has product MSFARCEAEILFTDAPTARDAARHRSTKGKGAGAWLNAIPTSEVLALNSYEYRLASLLRLGLPIPLSDWMTTCNCGASLDSSGYHLLTCKTGGGPVWSHESLASVWSDCLRELHIHHRREPRHRYANSNDRPDIVAFDSDSGCNVDLDIALAHPWSSDIFPRSSETDGAAAERREERKKSKYEKECLPGGTAVSLIPLVMEHFGRWGVMGRNFLQKLAKKSCDEIGRPNAAEFLDFWRKRFSLQLQKCNAKVILRKMASLSSDTSSAKYSTQFFSH; this is encoded by the coding sequence ATGTCATTTGCTCGCTGTGAGGCAGAAATCTTGTTCACAGATGCACCCACAGcccgagatgcagcacgacATCGATCTACAaaaggaaaaggagctggtgcatggctgaaCGCAATCCCGACTTCAGAAGTGCTCGCACTAAATTCTTACGAGTATCGTTTAGCGTCCTTGCTGAGGTTGGGCTTGCCCATTCCACTTTCTGACTGgatgacaacatgcaactgtgGTGCCTCCCTGGACAGCagtgggtaccatctgctaaCATGCAAAACCGGTGGAGGGCCAGTTTGGTCGCACGAATCGCTTGCATCAGTCTGGTCTGATTGCCTGCGGGAGCTGCACATCCATCATCGAAGGGAACCGAGGCATCGGTATGCCAATTCCAATGACCGGCCAGACATTGTAGCCTTCGACTCAGACTCTGGGTGCAATGTGGATCTGGACATAGCtctagcacacccatggagctctGACATCTTCCCTAGATCTTCGGAAACAGATGGCGCCGCTgctgagagaagagaggagagaaaaaagtcaaaatacGAGAAGGAATGTCTACCAGGTGGAACTGCTGTCAGTCTCATTCCTCTGgttatggagcattttggacgcTGGGGTGTCATGGGAAGAAACTTCCTGcagaaactagcaaagaaatcatgtgacgaaattggtagaccaaacgctgcagagttccttgacttttggcgaaaaagattctcccttcagctgcaaaaatgcaatgccaaagtcatactgaggaagatggcaagcttgtcaagtgacacaagtagcgctaagtactcaacccagttctttagccactag